From the Jatrophihabitans endophyticus genome, one window contains:
- a CDS encoding BTAD domain-containing putative transcriptional regulator — MGLPGGTQLRRPRVSRLLDALADRRLVAVVADAGSGKTVAVRDWLAETGRPVGWLTLTAEHAEPTRLLADLVAVTAAHCPGLADGLAPELAARAATDRAAALPPAVTRAADPGTPAAALAEALAAAWGETLATPFRLVLDDLHAVAGTAGTTFLADLVRLYPRAVQLTVIDRTPPPFGVERLRASGEYGELGQRALLFDPAETVALFAAFDVPIDEPAAATVTAACAGWATAVRLAVESALSVGTDRLREYVASPAAAAERLTAAVLTPLPAGVRRVLRAMAVLGGVPREVVADEAGELRDLDALAERGLLVTAVDRVLSLTVLARYALDLADPVDEVQRADVLRSAVDAARAVGLADPAVRWAVRLGDVDVVADVVGRFGTQLLDRGVTVPLVEAADLLADAATRDERLDALFAQLFARRGAVHRALDHLDRLDPDAALPSPVAWRVAGALYLQGESAHAAAVLARGAPDGAAADQALVAATRATLAWGRGDGAAGQRHADEALRLAERSGDDTALAGAWVAQALVAVLTGDMDRNRRAYETGLRHAQAAGDVVSEVRIRCNVGSQHNETGRYREALVTLADAVRLGEATGQRTLVALSRCNQGDARLGLGQLEEALQAYDDALAVWTDVDSPMAAHAHQGRGDCLARRGDTARAAAAYRRAVAVGEAHQDAQVLVPALAGLARVELAEDPAVAADLARRAVALPAAVGSLPAQLAAGWVALCTGDRTGAAQWARRAVTDAGRRNAPAALAQALLLAVLADPRARAGDGRLTEAADLLRELDDPIGCCEIALAEARLAADDRSAAAARARLRGLGVRDSAARTAGPLAVLADERAAAVVVRTLGSFVVLRAGTAVPASAWQSRKARDLVKILAARRGRAISREALAEWLWPGSDGTGNRLSVALSTARTVLDPEKTFPPERYLVADRGSVRLDLTTVDLDTEDFARRAEVALAAADTGRADAVALLEAAVAAYPGDFCEEDPYEGWAAQPRDELRARQHRVLRTLAELLATSPRPDAAVPWLITLLGTDPYDEPTHLSLVRTLVRCGRHGEARRAYRGYTERMAEIEVEPAAFPQPRPRDGAGRP, encoded by the coding sequence GTGGGCCTCCCGGGCGGGACACAGCTGCGCCGGCCGCGCGTGTCGCGGTTGCTGGACGCGCTGGCCGACCGCAGGCTCGTGGCCGTCGTCGCCGACGCGGGGTCCGGCAAGACCGTCGCGGTTCGCGACTGGTTGGCCGAGACGGGTCGGCCCGTCGGCTGGCTGACCCTCACCGCCGAGCACGCCGAGCCGACGCGGCTGCTGGCCGACCTGGTGGCGGTCACGGCGGCGCACTGTCCCGGCCTCGCCGACGGGCTGGCCCCCGAGCTGGCGGCACGGGCGGCCACCGACCGCGCGGCGGCGCTGCCACCGGCCGTCACCCGGGCCGCCGATCCCGGCACGCCGGCCGCCGCCCTCGCCGAGGCGCTCGCCGCGGCGTGGGGCGAGACGCTCGCGACGCCCTTCCGGCTCGTGCTCGACGATCTGCACGCCGTCGCCGGCACGGCCGGCACGACCTTCCTGGCCGACCTCGTCCGCCTCTACCCGCGGGCGGTGCAGCTGACCGTGATCGACCGCACCCCGCCGCCCTTCGGTGTGGAGCGACTGCGCGCGTCGGGCGAGTACGGCGAGCTCGGCCAGCGTGCCCTGCTCTTCGACCCCGCCGAGACTGTCGCGCTGTTCGCGGCGTTCGACGTGCCGATCGACGAGCCCGCGGCCGCCACGGTGACGGCGGCGTGCGCCGGATGGGCGACCGCCGTCCGTCTCGCGGTCGAGTCGGCGCTGAGCGTCGGCACCGACCGGTTGCGCGAGTACGTCGCGTCCCCCGCCGCGGCGGCGGAGCGCCTCACGGCGGCGGTGCTGACGCCGTTGCCGGCCGGGGTGCGCCGGGTGCTGCGGGCGATGGCCGTGCTCGGCGGCGTCCCCCGGGAGGTCGTGGCCGACGAGGCCGGCGAGCTGCGCGACCTGGACGCGCTCGCCGAGCGTGGCCTGCTCGTCACCGCCGTGGACCGGGTCCTCTCGCTCACCGTGCTCGCGCGCTACGCCCTCGACCTGGCCGATCCCGTCGACGAGGTGCAGCGTGCCGACGTGCTGCGGTCCGCGGTCGACGCGGCACGCGCCGTCGGGCTCGCCGACCCCGCGGTGCGGTGGGCGGTCCGCCTCGGCGACGTGGACGTGGTCGCCGACGTGGTGGGCCGGTTCGGCACGCAGCTGCTCGATCGCGGGGTGACCGTCCCGCTGGTCGAGGCGGCCGACCTGCTCGCCGACGCCGCCACCCGCGACGAACGCCTCGACGCGCTGTTCGCGCAGCTGTTCGCGCGACGCGGCGCCGTGCACCGCGCCCTGGACCACCTCGACCGGCTCGATCCGGACGCTGCCCTGCCGAGCCCGGTCGCGTGGCGGGTGGCCGGCGCGCTGTACCTGCAGGGCGAGTCCGCGCACGCGGCGGCCGTGCTCGCCCGCGGCGCGCCGGACGGTGCCGCCGCCGACCAGGCCCTCGTCGCCGCCACCCGCGCCACGCTCGCGTGGGGTCGGGGGGACGGCGCGGCCGGGCAGCGGCACGCGGACGAGGCCCTGCGTCTCGCCGAACGGTCGGGTGACGACACCGCCCTCGCCGGGGCGTGGGTCGCCCAGGCGCTGGTGGCGGTCCTCACCGGCGACATGGACCGCAACCGGCGGGCCTACGAGACCGGGTTGCGGCACGCGCAGGCCGCCGGCGACGTGGTCAGCGAGGTCCGCATCCGCTGCAATGTCGGTTCCCAGCACAACGAGACCGGCCGCTACCGGGAGGCGCTCGTGACGCTCGCCGACGCGGTCCGGCTCGGCGAGGCCACCGGCCAGCGCACGCTCGTCGCGCTCTCGCGCTGCAACCAGGGCGACGCGCGACTCGGCCTGGGTCAGCTCGAGGAGGCGCTGCAGGCCTACGACGACGCGCTGGCCGTTTGGACCGACGTCGACTCGCCGATGGCCGCGCACGCGCACCAGGGGCGCGGCGACTGCCTGGCACGGCGCGGCGACACCGCCCGCGCGGCGGCGGCCTACCGGCGGGCCGTCGCCGTCGGCGAGGCGCACCAGGACGCGCAGGTGCTGGTGCCGGCGCTGGCCGGGCTCGCGCGCGTCGAGCTCGCCGAGGACCCGGCCGTGGCGGCCGACCTCGCCCGGCGGGCGGTCGCCCTGCCCGCCGCCGTGGGCTCGCTGCCGGCCCAGCTCGCCGCGGGCTGGGTCGCCCTGTGCACCGGGGACCGGACCGGCGCCGCGCAGTGGGCCCGGCGCGCGGTCACCGACGCCGGTCGCCGCAACGCCCCGGCCGCGCTCGCCCAGGCGCTGCTGCTCGCAGTGCTCGCCGACCCGCGTGCCCGGGCCGGCGACGGCCGGCTCACCGAGGCCGCCGACCTGCTGCGTGAGCTGGACGACCCGATCGGGTGCTGCGAGATCGCCCTGGCCGAGGCACGCCTCGCCGCCGACGACCGGTCGGCGGCCGCGGCACGGGCCCGGTTGCGCGGCCTCGGGGTCCGCGACAGCGCGGCCCGGACGGCAGGACCGCTGGCGGTGCTGGCCGACGAGCGCGCCGCCGCCGTCGTCGTCCGCACGCTCGGCTCGTTCGTCGTCCTCCGCGCGGGGACGGCCGTCCCGGCGTCGGCGTGGCAGTCGCGCAAGGCCCGCGATCTCGTGAAGATCCTGGCCGCCCGGCGAGGCCGGGCGATCAGCCGCGAGGCCCTCGCCGAGTGGCTGTGGCCGGGCAGCGACGGGACGGGCAACCGCCTCTCGGTCGCGCTGTCGACGGCGCGGACCGTCCTGGACCCCGAGAAGACGTTCCCGCCCGAGCGCTACCTCGTCGCCGACCGCGGCTCGGTCCGGCTCGACCTGACCACCGTCGACCTCGACACCGAGGACTTCGCACGCCGCGCGGAGGTCGCGCTGGCCGCGGCCGACACCGGTCGTGCCGACGCCGTCGCGCTGCTCGAGGCGGCGGTCGCCGCCTACCCCGGCGACTTCTGCGAGGAGGACCCGTACGAGGGCTGGGCGGCCCAGCCCCGCGACGAGCTGCGGGCCCGCCAGCACCGGGTGCTGCGGACGCTGGCCGAGCTGCTCGCGACCTCGCCGCGACCGGACGCCGCCGTCCCGTGGCTCATCACGCTGCTCGGCACCGACCCCTACGACGAGCCGACGCACCTGAGCCTCGTGCGCACCCTCGTGCGGTGCGGACGTCACGGCGAGGCGCGCCGCGCCTACCGCGGTTACACCGAACGGATGGCCGAGATCGAGGTGGAGCCGGCCGCGTTCCCGCAGCCGCGTCCGCGCGACGGCGCCGGGCGACCCTGA
- the leuS gene encoding leucine--tRNA ligase has product MTTAADHGDTPRTGAQQSDVPPHRYTGARANDIEVAWQQRWADEGTFDAPNPTGPLAEGFDRVAIRPQAFVMDMFPYPSGAGLHVGHPLGFIGTDVYSRYRRMRGDNVLHTMGFDAFGLPAEQFAVETGQHPRVTTEANMRTYLRQLRRLGLGHDERRRFATIDPDYYRWTQWIFLQIFNAWYDVDQDKARPVADLIAELDAGERRPNEGTNPFGRDWAELSTLERREVVDNHRLAYRTESMVNWAPGLGTVLSNEEVTADGRSERGNFPVFRRPLPQWMMRITAYADRLVRDLDHIDWPEKVRTMQRNWIGRSTGAHVRFATAHAGDIEIFTTRPDTLFGTTYMVLAPEHPMVGALTTESWPEGTRDAWTGGAATPTEAVAAYRLAASRRSELDRQAGDKAKTGVFTGSFAVNPVTGGTVPVFVADYVLMGYGTGAIMAVPGQDERDWEFAEAYELPIVRTVRPSDGFEEAGGKAFTGDGPAINSTNDSISLDGLGIAEAKATTIAWLEAEGRGRGAVTYRLRDWLFSRQRYWGEPFPIVYDETGLPVAVPDSMLPVVLPETDDFSPKAFAPDDVESTPEPPLGRLADWVEVELDLGDGPKKYRRETNTMPNWAGSCWYELRYLDPTNAERLVDPAIERYWMGPNADRPLGGVDLYVGGVEHAVLHLLYARFWHKVLFDLGHLSSSEPFHRLVNQGMLQLPAYTNADGFYVPAAEVVEEDGAFRHDGVEVRQEFGKIGKSLKNVVNPDQFVAEYGADTFRLFEMFSGPLEQSRPWDAKAIVGPFRLLQRLWRVVVDEDSGAVHVADVAVPDELDRLLHKTIRAVREGYETLRFNTSIARITELNNAITVAYPDGGAPRAVAEALVLMTAPLAPHVAEELWAKLGHGSSLAWAQFPVADEALLVDDTVQIPVQIKGKVRAVVAVPADADADAMEAAARADGKIAAELEGREVRRVIAVPGRLVNFVV; this is encoded by the coding sequence ATGACCACCGCCGCAGACCACGGCGACACACCCCGCACCGGGGCGCAGCAGTCCGACGTCCCGCCGCACCGCTACACCGGCGCCCGCGCCAACGACATCGAGGTCGCGTGGCAGCAGCGGTGGGCCGACGAGGGCACGTTCGACGCCCCGAACCCGACCGGGCCGCTCGCCGAGGGCTTCGACCGTGTGGCCATCCGGCCGCAGGCCTTCGTGATGGACATGTTCCCCTACCCCTCTGGTGCGGGACTGCACGTCGGCCACCCACTCGGCTTCATCGGCACCGACGTCTACTCGCGGTACCGCCGCATGCGCGGCGACAACGTCCTGCACACCATGGGCTTCGACGCCTTCGGCCTGCCCGCCGAGCAGTTCGCGGTCGAGACCGGACAGCACCCCCGCGTCACGACCGAGGCCAACATGCGCACCTACCTGCGGCAGCTGCGCCGGCTGGGCCTGGGGCACGACGAGCGGCGCCGGTTCGCGACGATCGACCCCGACTACTACCGCTGGACGCAGTGGATCTTCCTGCAGATCTTCAACGCCTGGTACGACGTCGACCAGGACAAGGCGCGGCCCGTCGCCGACCTGATCGCCGAGCTCGACGCCGGCGAGCGCCGTCCGAACGAGGGGACGAACCCCTTCGGGCGCGACTGGGCCGAGCTGTCCACGCTCGAGCGACGCGAGGTCGTCGACAACCACCGGTTGGCCTACCGCACCGAGTCGATGGTCAACTGGGCACCGGGGCTCGGCACCGTGCTGTCCAACGAGGAGGTCACCGCCGACGGCCGCTCCGAGCGCGGGAACTTCCCCGTCTTCCGTCGCCCGCTGCCGCAGTGGATGATGCGCATCACCGCCTACGCCGACCGGCTCGTCCGCGACCTCGACCACATCGACTGGCCCGAGAAGGTGCGCACCATGCAGCGCAACTGGATCGGTCGCTCCACCGGCGCGCACGTGCGGTTCGCCACCGCGCACGCGGGGGACATCGAGATCTTCACGACGCGCCCCGACACGCTGTTCGGAACGACGTACATGGTGCTGGCGCCCGAGCACCCGATGGTGGGCGCACTGACGACCGAGTCGTGGCCCGAGGGCACGCGCGATGCGTGGACCGGCGGCGCGGCGACGCCGACCGAGGCGGTCGCCGCCTACCGGCTCGCCGCCTCGCGCCGGTCCGAGCTCGACCGGCAGGCCGGCGACAAGGCCAAGACCGGCGTCTTCACCGGGTCGTTCGCGGTCAACCCCGTCACCGGCGGGACGGTCCCCGTCTTCGTCGCCGACTACGTCCTGATGGGCTACGGCACCGGCGCGATCATGGCCGTCCCGGGTCAGGACGAGCGCGACTGGGAGTTCGCCGAGGCCTACGAGCTGCCGATCGTGCGCACGGTGCGCCCGAGCGACGGCTTCGAGGAGGCCGGCGGCAAGGCCTTCACCGGCGACGGGCCGGCCATCAACTCCACCAACGACTCGATCTCGCTGGACGGCCTGGGCATCGCCGAGGCCAAGGCGACGACCATCGCGTGGCTCGAGGCCGAGGGGCGCGGCCGCGGCGCGGTCACGTACCGGCTGCGGGACTGGCTGTTCAGCCGGCAGCGCTACTGGGGTGAGCCGTTCCCGATCGTCTACGACGAGACCGGGCTGCCGGTGGCCGTCCCGGATTCGATGCTGCCGGTCGTGCTGCCCGAGACCGACGACTTCTCACCCAAGGCGTTCGCCCCCGACGACGTGGAGTCGACGCCCGAGCCGCCGCTGGGGCGTCTGGCCGACTGGGTCGAGGTCGAGCTGGACCTCGGCGACGGGCCGAAGAAGTACCGCCGCGAGACCAACACGATGCCCAACTGGGCCGGCTCGTGCTGGTACGAGCTGCGCTACCTGGACCCGACCAACGCCGAGCGGCTCGTCGACCCCGCCATCGAGCGGTACTGGATGGGGCCCAACGCCGACCGTCCGCTCGGTGGCGTCGACCTGTACGTCGGCGGCGTGGAGCACGCGGTGCTGCACCTGCTGTACGCCCGGTTCTGGCACAAGGTGCTCTTCGACCTGGGGCACCTGAGCTCGTCGGAGCCGTTCCACCGCCTGGTGAACCAGGGGATGCTGCAGCTGCCGGCGTACACCAACGCCGACGGCTTCTACGTCCCCGCCGCCGAGGTCGTCGAGGAGGACGGCGCCTTCCGCCACGACGGCGTCGAGGTGCGGCAGGAGTTCGGCAAGATCGGCAAGTCGTTGAAGAACGTCGTCAACCCCGACCAGTTCGTCGCGGAGTACGGCGCCGACACGTTCCGGCTGTTCGAGATGTTCTCGGGCCCGTTGGAGCAGTCCCGGCCGTGGGACGCCAAGGCGATCGTCGGGCCGTTCCGGCTGCTGCAGCGGTTGTGGCGCGTCGTCGTGGACGAGGACTCCGGTGCGGTGCACGTGGCCGACGTCGCGGTGCCCGACGAGCTGGACCGGCTGCTGCACAAGACGATCCGTGCCGTCCGCGAGGGTTACGAGACGCTGCGCTTCAACACCTCGATCGCGCGTATCACCGAGCTGAACAACGCGATCACCGTCGCCTACCCCGACGGTGGCGCGCCGCGCGCGGTGGCCGAGGCGCTGGTGCTGATGACGGCGCCGCTGGCGCCGCACGTCGCCGAGGAGCTGTGGGCGAAGCTCGGGCACGGGTCGTCGCTGGCGTGGGCGCAGTTCCCGGTCGCCGACGAGGCGCTGCTGGTCGACGACACGGTGCAGATCCCGGTGCAGATCAAGGGCAAGGTCCGCGCGGTGGTGGCCGTGCCGGCCGACGCCGACGCCGACGCGATGGAGGCCGCCGCGCGCGCCGACGGCAAGATCGCCGCCGAGCTCGAAGGGCGCGAGGTCCGTCGCGTGATCGCCGTCCCCGGCCGCCTCGTCAACTTCGTGGTGTGA
- a CDS encoding DegV family protein: MRVGVVTDSTSCLPAELIERHGVTVVPLRVTLGQRTAVDDGVDATPADVTRALREKFPVRTSRPAPAEFAAAFRAVLDAGATHVVSVHLSAALSGTWESATLAAQDFPHGMVRVVDSRATAMGLGFAVLAAAECAAAGGSAAAVQGAAIETVDATRTMFYVDTLEYLRRGGRVGTAAALFATSLSVKPLLQMVEGQIVPLEKVRTSARAVARLVELTTRAAAGGPVDLAVHHLAAAQRAEALAGQLRESVPDVRECHVAELGAVIGAHLGPGVLGTVLVRR, translated from the coding sequence GTGCGCGTCGGTGTCGTCACCGACTCGACGTCCTGCCTGCCCGCCGAGCTGATCGAACGGCACGGCGTCACCGTCGTCCCGCTTCGGGTGACGCTGGGGCAGCGGACGGCGGTCGACGACGGGGTCGACGCCACCCCGGCCGACGTCACCCGCGCGCTGCGCGAGAAGTTCCCGGTGCGCACGTCGCGGCCGGCGCCGGCCGAGTTCGCCGCGGCGTTCCGCGCCGTGCTCGACGCCGGGGCCACGCACGTCGTCTCGGTGCACCTGTCGGCGGCGCTGTCGGGCACGTGGGAGTCGGCCACGCTGGCCGCCCAGGACTTCCCGCACGGCATGGTGCGCGTCGTCGACTCGCGGGCGACCGCGATGGGGCTCGGCTTCGCGGTGCTCGCCGCGGCCGAGTGTGCCGCCGCCGGTGGCAGCGCGGCCGCCGTGCAGGGGGCAGCCATCGAGACCGTCGACGCCACCCGCACGATGTTCTACGTCGACACGCTGGAGTACCTGCGGCGCGGGGGCCGCGTCGGCACGGCCGCGGCGCTGTTCGCGACGTCTCTGTCGGTGAAGCCGCTGCTGCAGATGGTCGAGGGCCAGATCGTCCCGCTGGAGAAGGTCCGGACGTCGGCGCGGGCGGTGGCGCGGCTGGTCGAGCTCACCACGCGGGCCGCCGCGGGGGGACCGGTCGACCTCGCGGTGCACCACCTCGCGGCCGCGCAGCGGGCCGAGGCGCTCGCCGGCCAGCTGCGCGAGTCCGTCCCCGACGTGCGGGAGTGCCACGTCGCCGAGCTGGGGGCGGTGATCGGCGCGCATCTCGGGCCGGGGGTGCTCGGGACCGTCCTGGTGCGTCGCTGA
- a CDS encoding ComEA family DNA-binding protein, whose amino-acid sequence MREGRHGLRGEAERVAARVRAVVGDEAGPRDVGTDDVSGRATPGEPRPSRFGVRIDPGRRSVVAVGVVVVVAAVLTGLWVLSSRPRSMPVAEPEPTVPGASALVPSAGGAIPSGVQPSGVHPSGAVSSSSGAAGGALVVVDVAGKVRRPGLYRLPAGARVDDALKAAGGARRGVDLSSLNLAARLVDGQQIAVGRPGAAAPAPGGPSPAGASPSSGGGASGGLVDLNTATLDQLETLPGIGPALGQRILDYRTEHGSFASVDQLDDVSGIGTVTFTRLKPLVTV is encoded by the coding sequence GTGCGAGAGGGACGGCATGGGCTGCGGGGCGAGGCGGAACGCGTCGCCGCGCGGGTGCGCGCCGTGGTCGGCGACGAAGCCGGGCCGCGCGACGTCGGCACCGACGACGTGTCGGGTCGGGCCACGCCGGGCGAGCCGCGGCCGAGCCGGTTCGGGGTGCGGATCGACCCGGGGCGCCGCTCGGTCGTGGCCGTCGGAGTCGTCGTCGTGGTGGCGGCGGTGCTCACCGGGCTGTGGGTGCTCTCCTCCCGGCCGCGCAGCATGCCGGTGGCCGAGCCGGAGCCGACCGTGCCGGGCGCGTCCGCGCTCGTGCCGTCGGCCGGCGGAGCCATCCCGAGCGGTGTGCAGCCGAGCGGGGTGCACCCCTCCGGGGCGGTGTCGAGCTCCTCCGGCGCGGCCGGCGGGGCGCTCGTGGTGGTCGATGTCGCGGGCAAGGTGCGCCGGCCAGGCCTGTACCGCTTGCCCGCCGGCGCCCGCGTCGACGACGCGCTGAAGGCCGCCGGGGGCGCGCGTCGCGGCGTCGACCTGAGCAGCCTGAACCTGGCCGCCAGGCTGGTCGACGGGCAGCAGATCGCGGTCGGCCGCCCCGGCGCGGCCGCCCCGGCTCCGGGCGGGCCGTCCCCGGCCGGTGCCTCGCCGTCGAGTGGCGGCGGCGCGTCGGGCGGGCTCGTCGACCTCAACACCGCCACCCTCGATCAGCTGGAGACCTTGCCCGGCATCGGCCCCGCGCTGGGGCAGCGCATCCTGGACTACCGCACCGAGCACGGGTCGTTCGCAAGCGTCGACCAGCTCGACGACGTGTCGGGCATCGGCACGGTCACCTTCACGCGACTCAAGCCGCTGGTGACGGTGTGA
- the holA gene encoding DNA polymerase III subunit delta, which translates to MPARPVGTDDLPEPLPPVLLLVGDEDLLVDRAIGAITAAAVRADADTVVTERTGGEIEGSELHELLGPSLFGDSRLLIVRAAQDVRVAGAAVLTPYVQQAAEGTIVVLQHAGGAKGKALLETARKAKALEIGCAKLTRADDRADFVRHEIRRAGGRIGGEALSVLMDAVGSDLRELAGVAGQLVSDAGGGEVGLDLVRRFHKGKAEVSGFAVSDLAVVGRSGPALEALRHALAIGVPYVVIADALADGVRSVARVWSAGRGSEYDLAKRLGMPPWKVKRARSQGRDWSETGLRQALGVVATLNADVKGQAVDPAYALEHAVRRIGAARADR; encoded by the coding sequence ATGCCTGCACGCCCGGTCGGAACCGACGATCTGCCCGAGCCGCTGCCGCCGGTACTCCTGCTCGTCGGCGACGAGGACCTCCTCGTCGACCGCGCCATCGGCGCGATCACCGCCGCTGCGGTCCGCGCCGATGCCGACACGGTGGTCACCGAGCGCACCGGCGGCGAGATCGAGGGTTCCGAGCTGCACGAGCTGCTGGGTCCGTCGCTGTTCGGCGACTCGCGGCTGCTGATCGTGCGCGCGGCGCAGGACGTGCGGGTAGCGGGCGCGGCCGTGCTCACGCCCTACGTCCAGCAGGCGGCCGAGGGCACGATCGTGGTGCTGCAGCACGCCGGCGGCGCCAAGGGCAAGGCGCTGCTCGAGACCGCCCGCAAGGCCAAGGCCCTGGAGATCGGCTGCGCCAAGCTCACCCGCGCCGACGACCGTGCCGACTTCGTGCGCCACGAGATACGCCGGGCAGGTGGCCGCATCGGGGGCGAGGCGTTGAGCGTGTTGATGGACGCCGTGGGCAGCGACCTGCGCGAGCTCGCCGGCGTGGCCGGTCAGCTCGTCAGCGACGCCGGCGGGGGAGAGGTCGGCCTCGACCTGGTCCGCCGGTTCCACAAGGGCAAGGCCGAGGTCAGCGGGTTCGCCGTCTCCGACCTCGCGGTCGTCGGCCGCAGCGGGCCGGCGTTGGAGGCGCTACGGCACGCGCTCGCGATCGGGGTGCCGTACGTGGTCATCGCCGACGCGCTGGCCGACGGGGTCCGCTCGGTGGCGCGCGTGTGGTCGGCGGGCCGCGGCAGCGAGTACGACCTGGCCAAGCGCCTCGGCATGCCGCCGTGGAAGGTCAAGCGCGCGCGCAGCCAGGGCCGCGACTGGTCCGAGACCGGGCTGCGGCAGGCCCTCGGTGTCGTCGCCACGTTGAACGCCGACGTGAAGGGGCAGGCGGTCGACCCCGCGTACGCGCTGGAGCACGCCGTGCGCCGGATCGGCGCGGCGCGCGCCGACCGATGA
- the rpsT gene encoding 30S ribosomal protein S20, whose product MANIKSQIKRIRTNEVARLRNKSVKSELKTAIRRFREAADAGNKDEALTALAKASRDLDKAASKGVIHANQAANKKSAMAQRANSL is encoded by the coding sequence GTGGCAAACATCAAGTCCCAGATCAAGCGCATCCGGACCAACGAGGTCGCGCGCCTGCGCAACAAGAGCGTCAAGTCCGAGCTCAAGACCGCGATCCGGCGTTTCCGCGAGGCCGCCGACGCCGGGAACAAGGACGAGGCGCTCACCGCGCTCGCCAAGGCGTCCCGCGACCTGGACAAGGCCGCCAGCAAGGGCGTCATCCACGCCAACCAGGCCGCGAACAAGAAGTCGGCCATGGCGCAGCGCGCCAACTCGCTGTAA
- a CDS encoding E3 UFM1-protein ligase 1 family protein yields MTDPRAVVEIRVPAVELKKGDLVNTQPGEDDWQEVLGVYRTATDARSTEIQSLVNSLGGRYVVVQLTDLLPVDGGVYFADDGTPMVYGDEEDGDRAVAESVSESNGVRTYLFTRFELVSVRATS; encoded by the coding sequence ATGACCGACCCACGAGCCGTTGTCGAGATCCGGGTGCCCGCCGTCGAGCTGAAGAAGGGCGACCTGGTGAACACGCAGCCGGGCGAGGACGACTGGCAGGAGGTGCTCGGCGTCTACCGCACCGCCACCGACGCCCGCAGCACCGAGATCCAGTCGCTCGTGAACTCCCTCGGCGGTCGCTACGTCGTCGTGCAGCTGACCGACCTGCTGCCGGTCGACGGCGGGGTGTACTTCGCCGACGACGGCACGCCGATGGTCTACGGCGACGAGGAGGACGGCGACCGGGCCGTGGCCGAGTCGGTCAGCGAGAGCAACGGGGTGCGCACGTACCTGTTCACCCGCTTCGAGCTCGTCAGCGTCCGCGCCACATCCTGA
- a CDS encoding ribose-phosphate diphosphokinase, with amino-acid sequence MREIVVFSGSAHVPLARSICDALGVPLSPVEIRRFSNDCLYVQLQENCRQRDVFVVQPLVPPTQEHLMELLLMLDAARGASASQVTAVIPHYAYARSDKKDASRISIAGRLVADMLTTAGADRVLTMTLHAPQVHGFFSVPVDHLTAIGELADHFRGRDLSDTVVVSPDLGNAKTATQFARLLGLPVAAGSKQRVADDRVVIDAIVGDVRGKRVIVLDDEIATGGSIVELLGKLTEEGCPDAAVACTHGLFAGKAVPRLRDHPLVSEVVTTDTVPPPAEDWPALTVRSVAPLFAEAITRIHGGESISSLFDGVDPTHGPPQPQLPFAVPG; translated from the coding sequence ATGCGCGAGATCGTGGTGTTCTCGGGAAGCGCCCACGTGCCCCTCGCCCGCAGCATCTGCGACGCGCTGGGCGTGCCGCTGTCCCCGGTCGAGATCCGCCGCTTCAGCAACGACTGCCTGTACGTGCAGCTGCAGGAGAACTGCCGGCAGCGCGACGTGTTCGTGGTGCAGCCGCTCGTGCCTCCCACGCAGGAGCACCTGATGGAGCTGCTGTTGATGCTCGACGCCGCCCGCGGCGCGTCGGCCTCGCAGGTGACCGCGGTGATCCCGCACTACGCGTACGCGCGCTCGGACAAGAAGGACGCGTCGCGCATCTCGATCGCCGGCCGCCTGGTCGCCGACATGCTGACGACCGCGGGCGCCGACCGGGTGCTCACGATGACCCTGCACGCGCCGCAGGTGCACGGCTTCTTCTCGGTGCCCGTCGACCACCTCACCGCGATCGGCGAGCTGGCCGACCACTTCCGCGGCCGCGACCTCAGCGACACCGTCGTGGTGTCCCCCGACCTCGGCAATGCCAAGACCGCGACCCAGTTCGCCCGGCTGCTGGGGCTGCCGGTGGCCGCGGGCTCCAAGCAGCGGGTCGCCGACGACCGCGTGGTCATCGACGCCATCGTCGGCGACGTGCGCGGCAAGCGCGTCATCGTGCTCGACGACGAGATCGCGACCGGCGGCTCGATCGTGGAGCTGCTGGGCAAGCTGACCGAGGAGGGCTGTCCGGACGCCGCGGTCGCGTGCACGCACGGACTGTTCGCGGGCAAGGCGGTGCCCCGGCTGCGCGACCATCCGCTCGTGAGCGAGGTCGTCACCACCGACACGGTGCCGCCGCCGGCCGAGGACTGGCCCGCGCTCACCGTCCGCTCGGTCGCGCCGCTGTTCGCCGAGGCCATCACCCGCATCCACGGCGGGGAGTCGATCAGCAGCCTGTTCGACGGCGTCGACCCCACGCACGGGCCGCCGCAGCCGCAGCTGCCGTTCGCGGTCCCCGGCTGA